From Candidatus Methylopumilus planktonicus, a single genomic window includes:
- a CDS encoding DUF1097 family protein gives MSKSLALAISVGVVAGLWTFLGSGYLSFASIAIGFIAWAASGLVGKSDAMQKTVIGMTFGAIIASVAVYLAGVELPLLGANIAVGVGVAALILVLVADKVSQVANVGVNVLGFASAFTLSPSAASIGAMDLSNPVAIVLVSSILGVVAGNLAGRLAAAIK, from the coding sequence ATGTCGAAATCATTAGCGTTAGCAATCAGTGTTGGTGTAGTAGCAGGTCTTTGGACTTTCCTCGGAAGTGGGTATCTCAGCTTTGCAAGTATCGCGATTGGTTTTATAGCTTGGGCTGCTTCTGGCCTAGTTGGCAAATCAGACGCAATGCAAAAAACAGTTATCGGAATGACGTTCGGCGCAATTATTGCATCAGTTGCAGTTTATTTAGCGGGTGTTGAGTTGCCGCTTTTAGGCGCAAACATTGCAGTAGGCGTTGGTGTAGCAGCACTCATTCTTGTATTGGTTGCTGATAAGGTGTCTCAAGTTGCTAATGTTGGCGTAAATGTTTTAGGTTTTGCGTCAGCTTTCACACTATCACCAAGCGCAGCTAGTATCGGTGCAATGGATTTATCTAATCCAGTAGCTATTGTTTTAGTCTCTAGTATCTTGGGCGTAGTTGCAGGTAATTTAGCAGGAAGACTTGCGGCTGCAATTAAATAA